A window of Cryptomeria japonica chromosome 3, Sugi_1.0, whole genome shotgun sequence contains these coding sequences:
- the LOC131068527 gene encoding disease resistance RPP13-like protein 4 translates to MASVAVELVVEKLCGMAAQKLGEAAKLVVNFREDLIWLNQQLKHVRAFLQDANQQSRHKHDVKLWLPSTSDIAMRAEDVFEECAVESMYVNDAQSCGFSCSQKTFRYRKGRQIKKIKHRMQYIIGKANQLGLVHQVSSVDEALPTTSERVTVNRRRSSLLPSVSDPMGIQFKVDEMLSLLDNSASPVIAVVGMGGIGKTYLLQHVYKEAKERYEKSIWLSVSQSCSISMLQKDLVFQFYKDEDPSKQIENSGISEQKLDQLINNKLQGTRCLVVLDDVWRVSSEEDLFTKLGLPTGNNSQCKIVVTTRSKDVCAHLNAHVYEMQRMPDKESWRLFCVYAFGEFEENIESQQELKEVGRKIVKKCGNLPLAVKTIAASLANTTILDKWELKLHRLEQVDFSNSDNEQSILDILKLSYDSLPAHLKACFTHLSSFPGDKEIYFEHLINLWIGEGFIPAGEEQWDVACDFLHQLVNLCLLELSERMVNGWLAQYCKIHDLLHDLAINISRENNCAFSLEEVSTHPSVGTGWCRISLANKDVDDNAISKTHPVCLRTLLVSHNRRITSIPENLFTAMRRLRVLDLSFTDISALPASVGKLKLLKMLNLRGTRIEEVPECVRHLKSLLYFAIDCKGLPVWIGELKRLQHLGCWLIDRMPKGITELASLRTLRSSWLNLSIEKGEFMMLEDLAKMTQLQEVRLIVRHEMELKRIDEGILGQLVKMRRLILANLSETHLPHIPERMTAMNISRVFISGILKCQTGYVVWQI, encoded by the coding sequence ATGGCGTCTGTAGCTGTAGAACTGGTTGTCGAAAAACTTTGTGGAATGGCTGCTCAGAAATTAGGTGAAGCAGCAAAGCTGGTGGTGAATTTCAGAGAAGACTTAATATGGTTGAACCAGCAACTCAAACATGTAAGGGCTTTTCTGCAAGATGCTAATCAACAGTCTCGTCACAAGCATGATGTGAAACTATGGCTGCCGAGCACTAGTGATATTGCCATGCGCGCAGAAGACGTCTTTGAGGAATGTGCTGTTGAATCCATGTATGTAAACGATGCTCAATCTTGTGGTTTCAGTTGTAGTCAAAAAACTTTTCGCTACAGGAAAGGGCGCCAAATTAAAAAGATCAAGCACCGCATGCAATATATTATTGGAAAGGCCAACCAGCTGGGGCTAGTTCATCAAGTTTCATCAGTAGATGAAGCATTACCGACTACATCTGAACGTGTGACTGTAAACCGGAGGAGATCTAGTCTTTTGCCCAGTGTTTCAGACCCAATGGGAATACAGTTCAAAGTTGATGAGATGCTCAGCTTGTTGGACAATTCAGCCTCTCCAGTTATTGCAGTTGTTGGAATGGGGGGGATAGGCAAGACCTATCTTCTTCAACATGTTTACAAGGAGGCGAAAGAGAGGTACGAGAAATCTATATGGCTTTCAGTTTCTCAATCCTGTTCTATTTCTATGTTACAAAAAGATTTAGTCTTTCAGTTTTATAAAGATGAAGATCCGAGTAAGCAGATTGAAAATAGTGGTATAAGTGAGCAGAAATTAGACCAGTTGATTAATAATAAGTTGCAAGGGACAAGGTGTCTTGTTGTGTTAGATGATGTGTGGAGGGTTTCCAGTGAAGAAGACTTGTTTACTAAACTTGGTCTTCCAACTGGAAACAATAGCCAATGTAAAATTGTGGTTACCACACGAAGCAAGGATGTTTGTGCCCATTTGAATGCTCATGTGTATGAAATGCAACGTATGCCAGATAAAGAGAGTTGGAGGCTGTTCTGTGTTTACGCATTTggtgaatttgaggaaaatataGAGTCACAGCAGGAGCTGAAAGAGGTGGGACGTAAGATTGTAAAAAAATGTGGAAATTTGCCACTAGCTGTAAAAACAATAGCAGCATCTCTGGCCAATACCACAATTCTGGACAAATGGGAGTTGAAACTCCATCGGCTCGAACAAGTAGATTTTTCCAATAGTGATAATGAACAATCTATCTTGGATATTCTAAAATTGAGCTATGACTCTTTGCCTGCACACCTTAAAGCTTGTTTTACTCATCTTTCCTCCTTTCCCGGGGATAAAGAGATATATTTTGAGCATCTGATAAATCTGTGGATAGGAGAAGGTTTTATCCCAGCGGGAGAGGAGCAGTGGGATGTGGCATGTGATTTTTTACATCAGCTTGTTAATCTATGTCTTCTTGAACTATCAGAAAGGATGGTAAACGGTTGGCTAGCCCAGTATTGTAAAATTCATGATTTGTTACATGATTTGGCCATAAATATATCGAGAGAAAATAATTGTGCCTTTTCTCTCGAGGAAGTCTCTACACACCCAAGTGTTGGCACTGGCTGGTGTAGGATTTCCCTTGCTAACAAagatgtagatgataatgcaatctcAAAGACTCACCCTGTTTGTCTCCGTACACTTTTAGTGTCTCACAATAGGAGGATTACAAGCATTCCAGAAAACTTGTTTACCGCCATGAGAAGACTGCGTGTTCTAGATTTGAGTTTCACAGATATCTCTGCATTGCCTGCGTCCGTAGGAAAGCTGAAACTTCTTAAGATGTTAAATTTAAGAGGGACACGTATTGAGGAGGTTCCGGAGTGTGTGAGACATCTAAAGAGTCTCTTGTATTTCGCTATAGATTGCAAAGGATTACCTGTCTGGATAGGTGAGCTCAAACGTCTTCAGCATTTAGGATGTTGGCTTATTGATCGCATGCCAAAAGGAATAACAGAGTTGGCCTCTTTGAGAACTCTGCGATCAAGTTGGTTGAATCTCTCCATAGAAAAGGGCGAATTCATGATGCTAGAGGATCTGGCCAAGATGACCCAGCTTCAGGAAGTACGCTTAATAGTTAGGCATGAAATGGAGTTAAAGAGGATAGACGAAGGGATCCTTGGGCAGCTGGTGAAGATGCGTCGTCTAATACTCGCAAATTTGTCAGAGACCCATCTTCCACACATTCCGGAGAGAATGACAGCAATGAACATCTCTCGAGTCTTTATCTCCGGGATTTTGAAGTGCCAAACTGGATATGTTGTTTGGCAAATTTGA